A genomic window from Cricetulus griseus strain 17A/GY chromosome 4, alternate assembly CriGri-PICRH-1.0, whole genome shotgun sequence includes:
- the Sst gene encoding somatostatin: MLSCRLQCALAALCIVLALGGVTGAPSDPRLRQFLQKSLAAAAGKQELAKYFLAELLSEPNQTENDALEPEDLPQAAEQDEMRLELQRSANSNPAMAPRERKAGCKNFFWKTFTSC, translated from the exons ATGCTGTCCTGCCGCCTCCAGTGCGCGCTGGCCGCGCTCTGCATCGTCCTGGCCTTGGGCGGTGTCACCGGCGCGCCCTCGGACCCCAGACTCCGCCAGTTTCTGCAGAAGTCTCTGGCGGCTGCTGCAGGAAAACAG GAACTGGCCAAGTACTTCCTGGCAGAGCTGCTGTCTGAGCCCAACCAGACAGAGAATGATGCCCTGGAACCCGAAGATTTGCCCCAGGCAGCGGAGCAGGATGAAATGAGGCTGGAGCTGCAGAGGTCTGCCAATTCGAACCCAGCCATGGCACCCCGGGAACGCAAAGCTGGCTGCAAGAACTTCTTCTGGAAGACATTCACATCCTGTTAG